A portion of the Candidatus Hydrogenedentota bacterium genome contains these proteins:
- a CDS encoding cold shock domain-containing protein: protein MVKWFSDQKGYGFIAREGGPDVFVHHTAIQMKGFRTLKEGEAVFYDLLQGAKGLQAINVTPIEAETQT from the coding sequence ATGGTCAAGTGGTTCAGCGATCAAAAGGGCTATGGATTCATTGCCCGTGAAGGCGGACCGGACGTATTCGTCCATCATACCGCCATTCAGATGAAAGGGTTTCGCACGCTCAAGGAAGGCGAAGCCGTATTTTACGATCTGCTCCAAGGCGCCAAAGGGCTGCAAGCGATCAACGTAACGCCTATCGAGGCGGAAACGCAGACCTGA